In the genome of Metabacillus litoralis, the window AAGCTAAATGAAGTTATTGGACAAGCTGGTACTGAATTAACAGGTGGCTATGCAACAAAAGGTGAAATTGGTGATAATGCTCTTGGAAATTTAATTGCGGATGGTATGGCATATGCAATGGATAGTGATTTCGCTTTAATGAACGGCGGCGGTATACGTGATGACCTTAATTCAGGTGATATCACATGGAATGAGTTATTTAATATTCAACCTTTCGGAAACACACTAGTAAAACTTGAAATAACAGGAGATGATTTAAGACAAATTATCAATTCGCAATTTAGCAGTTATGGTCCAGATGTAAGTATCAGTGGGTTCCGCTATACATGGGACAGCTCATTAGGAAAATATGGACAAGTTGTTGATTTATTCTTACCTAGTGGTGAAAAAATTAATCCTAATGAAACTTACACTGTCACAGTAAACAACTATATGTACCCACACAGCAGTGACAAATATTTGTTAGCTAAGTTAGGTGAAAATCCAGTACAAGGTCCAGAAGATCTCCAAGCAACAGTTAACTTTGTAAAAAGCTTTGATGACCAGCCTATTTCCTATGCTGCAGAAGGTCGTATTTCTGAAGTTGTTGCACCAACAGATACAACAGCTCCAGTAACAGAAATGCAAATACCAGAGGCAGACTTTACAAATGGTTCTTACTTAGAAGAGGTTACAATCGAATTATCTGCTACTGATGCGGAATCTGAGGTTGTATCAATTGAATATAACCTAAATGATACTGAGTGGGTTCCATATGTTGAAGCTGTTACTCTTCAAGCTGGTGAACATAAGCTTTCATACCGTTCAACAGACAATGCAGGAAACATTGAAGAAACCAAAGTAGCAGAAATACTAGTTCAAGCTGCAACAATTGATCATACGAAAAAGCTAGTTCAGGATTCTGATGCTAAGAAAGGTATCAAAGTTTCAATTCTAGCACAATTAGAAATTGCAGAACGTAACTTAGAAAGAAAAAGAGAAAACAAATTTAGTTTCTTGTCTTGGTTATTTGATTATCAAGCCTATGATGCTCTAAAACGTTTAAATGATCGAATTGAGAACTATCCAGATAAATTAATGAGCGAAGATGATCGAACTGATATTACAACAATGCTTACTTACATTGTTGAGCATAAGGTAGAATAAACGTTCCCACACAATATTTTATAGAAAAGCAGATCATAATGGTCTGCTTTTTTTGTATACAAGTTGTTTACATTGTAAAGAACCCTATTTTGTTATAAATATCAGGTAGGGTCATACCCTTGTAAACGTCATTTATAAAAGGAAAGTATATCAGAAAGTATTTTCAAACTATATCTGTAATGAAACAACCCGGAATAGATTTCCGAATCATTTCATATTAATTAAGGACAAATCCCCCTTAAGGAGTGTTTTTATGTCCGTAAATCATTCACACGATAAAGTCCCATATATTCAAAACCCTATTGATCAACCTGGCTATGTTCATCATCAACCAGCATCCCATTCGCCGATTTATCCGATAACAGGTATACCTCAACCAACTAATTATTCCACGAACTTAGATCCAGTTTTTGTTCAGCACATTAGTAGACATCAAGGTCAAAAAGTTGCATTAGTAACTACAGCTGGACGAGTTGAAGGTGAAGTAGCCGGTGTGGCAGTTGATCATGTTCAAATTAATTTAGATGATCGCTCATTACATATACGCCTTTCACAGGTGATTTGGTTTGAAGGGCCTTTAGCTTCTTATAGAGAGAGATGAATAATTTTGAATAGAAATAAAAAAGTTCAACAGATTAAAAAGCATATCTGTTGAACTTTTCTTTCTCTCTCTTATATAACACGCTTACATTTTATTTATATTTACTAATTCCTACTTATCCTTTAATACCATCCGCTACAGCATTTACATCTCTTGTCATACTTTTTATAATCCCAGTGCTTTTTGTGATCCTTTTTATCATGCTTATAACCATAATCACATTTTCGATCATGATGATGTTTCTTTTTGTCATACTTATGATACTTTTTATCATCATAATCTTTCTTATCGTACTTCTTATAATCGTAATCTTTCTTAACATCTTTTTTAAAGTCTAATTCCACATCGTATTTTTTGTAACCCCAGCAGTAGCATTTACCATATTCCATGTTTTTCTTCTTACCCAAAAGAATCATCTCCCTTTTCGTATAGTAAAGAGAGAAAAACTGATGTTTTATCCTTCATGCTAGCATTGTTTTGTTTGTCTTTCTCTCTTTGCTATTAATCTATTCTCTTAAAGATCGAAAAGTTTGGATAAAGGACACGCATTTTACTAGTTTTATTTATTATTTTTCTAAATGTAATAGAAAAAACCCCTAAATTTAGGGGCTTATACATTAATAAAATTCAATTCACAGCTTTCTTTCTCTGATAAAATTCTTGCATCCATTTAACAAGGTCATCTTTTTTTAATGGGGGTGAATAATAATATCCTTGAATTCCCGGTTTCTCCGGCATACATGTTAAAAAGGTAATTTGTTCTTCCGTTTCAACACCTTCAATAACCACTTTCATATTTAAACTATGACATAAAACAATAATCGCTTTTATAATCGCAGAATCCTTCTCAGATTCTGGTACTCCATCTACAAACGATTTGTCAATTTTCACTGTTGTAATGGGTAGTCTTTTTAAATAAGACAATGAAGATAAACCTGTCCCAAAGTCATCAAGGGCAATATTAAAACCGAACTTCCGAAATTCTCCTATCGAAATGATCGCATTTTCAATATTATTGATCACACTCGTTTCTGTAATTTCTAACTCAAGTTGGTGACTGTCTATTCCATACTTAGCAACACTTTCTTTTAATACATCCATTAATCGTTGAGATGTAATATATTGTCCTGGAATATTAATTGAAACTTCCTTAATAGGATGGCCTTCTGAAATCCAATGAGACATTTGCTCGCAGACTTTTTCAATAATCCAATCTGTTACATCTATAATTTTCCCATTCTCTTCAAGTAATGGTATGAACAATCCAGGAGATATAAATCCATGAACAGGATGATTCCAACGTAACAATGCCTCAGCACCTAATCTTTCCTTATCTGATTCTACCTTTGGTTGATAAACAATATAAAGTTCATCCTGTTCCATTGCTTTTTCAATATCTTGGATGATACCTTTTTCAAAAGAATATTTATGAATGGAAGGATCATATTCAATTACCTGATGTTTATACTCTATTGAAGAGTGTTGCAATACTGCCATTGCATTTGCAAATAATTGTTTTGCTTCTTTTTCATCAGAACATGTTGAAAGCGAGCAAACTACCTCAACAACAAGCTGTTGATTTTCAATAACAACTGGATTCATTAAAGCAGAAGTTAATTTTTCAATACTTGCCGCAAAATCTTTATAGCTTTGCGTTAGGGTTAAAATTGCAAAGCGATTCCCTTCAATTCGATATAACTCCGCCATTTCAGGCTTTAATCCAATAATTGTCTCACTAACATCTCTGATAATTCGGTCTCCAAAGGAATACCCATAACCACTATTCCATTTTTCAAGTCCATGAAGATGGATAATAGCTAAACTCCCGTTTGAAATGGAGGTATTTAGTTTTTTTTCAAATTGTCGTCTATTTGGTAATATGGTTAATGCGTCAAAGTAATTTAGTCGATATTCAACATATCGATCTAATAGACTTGATAGTCCAGAAAAGGCAAGAGTGATTACAATTCCAGCAGTTATACAAACAATTAGGAGCGTAAAATCCATCTGGTGCATATGAGAAGAATGTATTGGCACATCTGTATAAAAGATTACTGCCGCCATACCAGTATAATGCATACTTGCCACTGCTAATCCCATAATAATAGACGTTAGAATCTTAACTATCTGATTCTTAATTAATCTTTGCATCGTTGAGAAAATATAAAGTGCCACGTAAGATACTACGATAGCTACTACTATTGACGCAGTAAAAACCCATGGTCTGTAAATGTATTGAGCTTCCATTTTCATTGCAGACATCCCCACATAATGCATGGAGGAAATACCGAGCCCCATAATAATACCTGAAATGATATAAGACCATTGACTCTTTATTTTTTTCTTATTAGCAATGTAAAACGCAAGGTATGATGCAAAGCCAGCAGGAAAAATAGAAATAATTGTTGTGACAAGGTCATATTCCATTGAAACAGGAAGTTTTAGTGCACTCATTCCTATAAAATGCATAGACCAAATACCTAACCCCATAGCAATAGATGCCAAAGTAAGCCACACATTTCGGTTAAAAAAACTAGTTTGTTGAATTCTCTCATTCATCGAAAGTGCAGTATAAGCTGCTAGACATGCAATGACAATAGATAAAAGAACAATTAATGATGAATATTCCCCTTCAAGTAAATACACGTTGTCTGAGTTAGGTAAATAGAACATATTCATACCTCTTAATAAGATTTAGTAGTCTATTTGTTATATCGGCTAATTTTTATTTTTTTTCCACTCTTTTTTAAATAAAGATTAGGTCGGAACAGTTTAGCTATGGAATTTCTGTTCATAAGTGGATGAACGACATTTTGATCCCGGCCACTCTGTGTTTTGTCGTTCATACTCCCGATGAACGATATTTCGACTCCGCCACTCTGAGTTTTGTCGTTATATACATTAAGATCCATTTTTAAAATCATTAAAAAGAAGCATGCAGCAGCATGCCCCCTTAGAACCTTTATAGAATCCTTCTCCCCATTTGCCCTAGCGCAAAATGTATCCCATGTTGTAATGATTGAAAGCAATCAAACTGTGAGAAATTCATTCCTGACTGAGAGATGATCAAACTTAATTCTGGATTAATTCCAACTAATATTGTTTTAGAACCAATTAACGACGAAGCAGAGCCGATCTTTTCTATTAAGCTTGCTGTATGCTCGCTAATATCTTTATCAAGACCAGTTAAATCTAAAATAAGGTAACTAGCTTTGTGTGAAGGTAGATTATTTAAAGTATTTGTAATCAGTTCTTCAGCGCGATCCACCTCATATTTTCCAATTAACGGAACGACCACAATTCCTTCAAGTACAGGAATAATTGGTGAAGAAAGCTGCTTGACGAGATCTTTTAGTTCTTTTGTCTTTTCTTCAACCAGTTTTTCTAGTTGCTGTATTTGTTCCGACTCTTTTTTCCGGGCTAATTGATGAATATTTTGTGTAATACTTATTTCTGATGGATAATAGTTAATAATACTGTATTCATGGCCTTCAAGCTGTTGTTGAACAACTTCATACCAAATATTTGTTCCGAACAACCCAGAAAAGATACCTGCAAAATGTGCAGGAAGAAACTTACCTTCCTGCTGTTTATCCTGAGCGACATTAATTTTATATTCCCACGTATTTTTCAGATAAGCAGTTAATGTCTTGGTTTCGTAGCAAAGATTTTTGACCTCTATTTGCCCCCACCCTGCTGAAGCATACGTAGATGTGATGGATTTTGCTGCCTCTTCTACACTTAAATCTTTCATTTTTTCAAAGTACTCACCAACGACCAACCCTTGCCTAAATCCAGAAGTTTCAAAAACTAAGCTAGATGCTTCCGCACCGGAAATTTCTTCGATTGTATCAAAAAAAGACTTCATAGCTGTAGATATCCAAAAAAGAACGGCTTCCTGACCTTCAAATTGAAAAGTCCCTTTTTGTACATCCCACTCAAACTGAAGTCCGTTTATATTTATGTTTTCATTTCCCACTATAAACCCACCTTTTGTAAAGCATAGCTATTATTCTATTAATTATAGATACTCCTAAATAAGAAGTCCAACAAACTAAAAAATTCTTCAAGTATAAGAGATCCTTTTACCTTTTGTCTTATCTATATTGGAGCTTACTACTTCATTATGTAAAAAACTCTATTTAAATCGTAAAAAAAGGAGCTTCTTTTATAGAGGCTCTCTTATGTTCTCAACCTTCGCGGTCATATAAAGATGGTTTTCTTTCAGGTATTGCTTTCTGTAAAACCTTCATTCCAATCAGACTAACTTTAATCCAAATCCAACTGTACAATAATGAAAATAAGAATATGCTGCCTAGCATTCCAAATCCTAATGAGTTTGCCGATGGACCCAAGATGGGAAATTGAAATAAAGTAATTAAGACAATAATTCCAAGTAACATTGTTGCACCAGCAAAAAGCATGACTTTAAATACATTTTTCATTTTTCTTAATCCGTATCCTATACTTATTCCTAGCAGACCCGTTGTAAATGCGAACACTAATACCTCACTCGGTTGAACAATCGCCAGTAAGAAAATTGTTGTTACATAGGCCAAGATCCCTATTTGGAATGAGATCGATGCGGCAATAATCATTGGCCATGTAGCTAACATACTCAACACATATCCAAATCCAATAAATATACCCGCAGATTGAAATATGACTGCCAAAGCTGCCATTATAGCTCCCATTGCTATTTTGCTAAGTTGTGAATAATGATCCATTGTTGGTACATCATTCATTTTATTGTGAAATAGTGCTCGTATTCCCCTACTTATAAATGTTCTCATTTTCACACCCCCTATTAGTTAAATGCTGCTGAAAGCCTATTTAGACCAGTTTCGTTCCGTAATACCTGTCCTTTTTTAGCAGTGAAAGACTCCACGGGCAAGACCAACTGAAATCTTTCACTATTCTTCAATTAAACATTTTGTTTATAAAGGATAGAAATTGGTGCCATTTCCAACATGTATTCTTGTATTAAAAGTTGGTGCATTGTTTTTTCATGAACAACTTTAAAGGTAGCTTTTACAATTTCTTTTATTCCTAAAGACAAACCTAGTTGTTCAGCAACCGCAAAGGCACCCATTGCCTGTTGATTGAGAAGAAGTAGTTGGTGCATTCCTTGCCATGACCCTACTGCTCCCGCCATCAAATCTTGAAATGTGAGCAGTCCTTCCTCTAGCTTAGAAATCGTTGTTCCAAGTATGCGGTCCATCACAATATCTGGATTACGATTAATTAAATGAAATAGTTGTTTTGCTATTTTCTGATGTTCCTTTGTAGCACCCTCTATCTTTTCAATGGCTTCCTTTATGTGAGGCTCTTGAATTTTTGGGATTGTTTTTTGTATCACAACTTCAAATGCCATTTGAGCAGTTAGTACATGTTCAAACCATTTCTCTACTTCGTTTAATTGCTGATTCCTTATCTCTTCATCTAGCTCAATTAATAATACGGGATTTTCTGTTTTCATCTTTTTTCCTTTCTTATTCTTCTTTTGTAATTTTCCACAACGCACCTGTATGACCATAGGCATGGATATATCCTTCTGTAACAGGAGAGTGACCAAAATCTAAAATATATAAACTCTTTCCGTCTGGATGAAATTTACAATCAACAGGTCGCTCTATTCCACCTGATTGATGTGCTGATGCTGCACCAAGTTGCTTATTTTTCATAAAGACTTCTGATGTTCCCGTTTTAACATCAACCCTTACAACTTGAAAACCGTTGTTAAGATCTTTCTCGTGAGGTGAATTTAACGGTGCATATGTACCCCATTCGGTTACAAATAGTTCTCCGCGATACCCAAAATCGTCTGAACGGCTAAAATCCATCTTCGTCATTGCAGAATGGGGTTTCTCAAGATAAACAGGAGGACCAGCCCATTCAGGCGAATTTTCAATTAATTGCTCTGCCGCTTTCCCCTTCGTAGGTTTACATTTTTCATCCCATACAGGAACTCCATCTGCTCTCATATCAGGGAATCCATACCAATCCGGTTTTTTTACAGATCCATGGGAAGTCATAGCATTGCGAATATGCCAAATTCGATCAGGATCACCTGCAATAGCTCTTTCTCCTTTTTCCTCTAAACAGTTATCAGATGCGTACAGCTCACCCTCTTCATTAAATGCTAAACCATAAGGATTCCTTAATCCCCATGCTAATAGTTCAGGCTCGCTTCCATCCGGCTTTGATCGCCAAAGTCCGGTTGAACACCAAAGTTCTCCCTTAATTTTTTCACCCTTTTTTGCAGGTGTTCCAAACGGTTTAAATGCTCCCGTTTCTGTTAAAAAAGGAAATGGCATGAGTGGGTTTCTAGACGTTACGTTATGACCAGTAAGAGTAATGTCATCCCCAGGTATATCATGAGCCTCTGGATGCTTTGCTAGGTCCACTGTAAATCCAGCCGGCAAACATACGCCATTTTGTGAAACAGAGCCATTGGCAAAGTACATTAAACCGTCCTTAGGACTAAATACGGGTCCGCCTGGTTCGTGCCAACCACCACTAGGTATCTTTTCAATTAACACTTCTCTTTTCTTTGTTTTCACATCATAACGGACTACTCTTGCAAGGTATCCACCTTTACATGTTACATAGATATAACCTTCGTGATAGGTAACTCCTCTTGGTCCACCTAATGTTTCTACAGCAAATACATCTAGCTCTCCAGAGGGTGTTAAACTAAGAATTCTAGGTGGTAACGCTGGACGTGTTGGCCATGTACTTCCACCTTCTAAAATATAAAGTGTTCCATCATCTGCAAATCCCATCCCAGTCGGAAAAGATAAGCCCGCTGCCACGACCTCAACTTTATAACCCTCAGGTACCCAGACATCATCTGGATTCAACAACGGTCTGGCAGTTGTCGGCAGCTCGACAACCTTCTCCCGAATTTGCTTAGTATGTATCATTCATCATAGCTCCTTTGACTTTATATGATAAGAAGTTATCATTTCTCTCTTTCAGTATGATCTTGGAAGAAAATAACTATTCCTCATTATTACGTGCCTTTTTTTGCCCCTACGCAACTTTTTACTGTTAAGTCATTCACCTACACCCAATGTTTTGAATATGGTACATGTGATAGGAGGTTAATGATTACATGGAACTAATTGAAAAGAAATCATTGAATATAGATGATCTACAGCCTTGGAAGAAAGACGCGTTGGAAAAGTTTGAGGCAAAAATGGTGGATAAAGAAAAAAAGTTCCCGTGTATACCGGCAACTCAAGGTCATTCATTAAATCATTTACGATACGGCTTTGTAGGAGATCCTAGAGACGTTTCATCTTCTGAAGAACTCGCTAGCTTGCTATCAGCTTATACCAATCAATCAAAAAATTATGGTAAATATACATCTCTCATTATCTTTTATGAAACGCCAGCCGATTTATCCGAAACTAGTGTTGAACAATTTGAGCAAATATTTTGGAAGCAATTAAGTTGGGCAAGTGAGTTTGATTCCATTGAATGGCCGGAAACTATTCCTGTTGATCCACATGATTCAGCATGGGAATTTTGTTTTCATGGTGAAAAGTACTTTATGTATTGCGCTACTCCAGCCCATCAAAATCGCCAAAGTCGATATTTTCCGTATTTTATGCTTGCTATTACGCCAAGGTGGGTACTTGAGAAATTTAATTCTTCCCCTAAGCTGGCACAAAAAATAAAAAATAATATTAGAGAAAGAATGACAAATTACGATTCTATTTCAATCCACCCTGACTTAAACAGCTATGGTAAAGAAGATAATTTTGAATGGAAGCAGTATTATCTCCATGATGATGATTCAGCTTTATCCAAATGCCCCTTTCACCGAATACTTAAGAAGAGGGAAAAATAGCTGGATTCCTATGCTCCCATTCCTAAAAAATGGGGGCTAATTTTTTCTTTTAGAATGGATCTTTCTTTTCTTACCTACACTATAGGTGTTCTTACATTAAAGAAGAAGGTAGGCGAAGGAATGAACATCATTGAAAATCAACCAGCACTTCTTGTACTAGATGTACAAAAAGGATTTGATGATCCTTATTGGGGTAAACGAAACAACCTAGAAGCTGAAAACAATATTTTAACGCTGTTAACAGAGTGGAGAAAACGTAACTGGACAGTCATCTATTCGCAACACTTATCATTGGAGCCACAATCTCCTTTTCATTATAAAAATCCCGAGGGAACAGAGTTTAAAGACAGCACTAAGCCTTTATCAGGTGAAGTAATTATGCAAAAAAATGTTAACAGTGCCTTTATTGGTACACAGTTAGAAACCTATTTAAAGACAAATCAAATCAAAACGGTTGTGATCACCGGTTTATCTACACAACATTGCGTTTCAACAACAACACGTATGAGCGGAAACCTCGGATTTACAACCTTTCTTGTTTCAGATGCTACGGCAGCATATGAAGTTACCGATCATAATGGTACATATTATACTCCCGAAGATATTCATCAAACAGAACTGGCAACCTTACATAAGGAATTTGCAACTATTGTTAAAACGAGCGATGTATTAAATCAGCTAAAGTAAAAGGCAAAGTCAATTCTCTTAACGGATTCTGGAAAAATGTATAAATAAGCGGAGTTTTTCCGGTTAGATTGAAGAATGGAACTCGGTTTGGTGATATAAGCGGAATTTTTCCGGTTAAGCATAGGAAAATCCTCCATTTTCATCTTTTTCGATTAAATAGGCGGAATCTTTCCGTCTATTTAATCAATTTTTCGTGCTATTTCCTCATTAGGAGGAATTTCTCCGCTTATTTTTTAGTAGCTTATTTCCTGGCGATTCATCAAGATTGGGAATTCGCTTAATCGGGTGCTAATCATGGTTTAAAAAATGCATTTTAATCCTAGTGCGAATAACCATAAGAAAAAGCAACGTTAATTCGTAAAACTGAACCCGTTAGTATTCTCTCTTCCCTCTCAAATCATACTAAACCTTAATATATTTGTTCCTTTGTGCAATCACTCGCTCTTTTAAAGTTTCATAATTGATAAGAATCATCCCTATACAAATAGTGACAGCCCCTACTCCTGTTAACCAAGAAAAAAACTCATCATAAAAAAGAACTCCTACAACAACCGCAATAAAAGGTGAAATATAAAGCCAGGTTGACGGGAAAACCGGATCTGTCTTAACTACCAGCCAATAAAATAAACTATGACCAACCATTGAGCCGATTACAATTAAATAAAAAAGAGAAAAAAGTGAGGCTGGTTGTATGATTGTTTGCACAGAAATTTCCTCTGTTAATAATCCCAAAATAAATAATAAAATTCCCCCATACATCATCTGAACCGCATTCAAAACAACTGGATGAATTCCTTCAAAGTTTTTCGACACACTCTTTGTATAGATTGTACCTGAAGCATAAAAAACCTCTCCAAGAATAATGGCAAAACAACCAATGATCCAATAGGAATTCACCTCAAGTGAAAAACTTGGCAATATAAGAAAAAAAACTCCTATTACACCGATCACACATCCAACAATCGATGTTCTTCTAACTTTGTGTCTTAAGATGATGCTTTGAATCACAATGATCAACATCGGACCGGTCGCTGATAAAACCGCCGCTATTCCGGATGTTACATACTGTTCTGCCCAATATAATGTTGCAAATGTCCCAAATGTCAAACCTACCCCTGATAAAAAAAGTTCCTTTCTGACTAATAAACGCATGATGTTCTTCTCTTTAACAGCCATAATCAAAAACAATAGGAAGCCTGCAATAAAAAAGCGAATTCCCCCCGATAAAAAAGGGGGTAACCCTGAATCTACTCCTATTTTTATCGCTAAAAAAGTCGTTCCAAAAATCATACACATAAAAACATAATTAATAATAACCATTCTATACTCCTCCTTTATGTTGATCATACGATTAGCACTATAGAACAGATTAAACACAATAGAACAGTTAGAAAGGAAACATGATAAAATCATTACATAAAGAGGAAATGGAGTTGGCAAAAGCTGTGCAAAATGAACAATTATTATATAAACAGATCTATCACTATGTAGTGAATCAAATAGAGCGGAAAGAATGGAAAACGCACGACAAACTTCCCTCCGTCCGCAGCCTAGCCACTGAATTCAACGTTCACAGACTCACAGTATTAAAAGCCTATCAATTACTAAAAAATGAAGCGAAAATATATGTTAAGGATAAGTCAGGTTATTATGTGCAACCACAAATAACTAAAGACTATGAATATAGTGAAAATCCTATCATTGCTGCTTATACACAAAAAAATCACCTATCAGAAATTCATAGAGCACCTGTTACCTATAATTTTTCTCAAGCATTAATCGACCCGAATCTTTTACCAAATCATTTTTTTCAGACTATGTGAAAAAAGTGTTCGATCTGTATCCTAAAGTCCTTGCTACCTATTCAACTGTTCAAGGAGATGAAGAACTGCGGGAGGTTCTTGCTGAATACTTTGTAAAACAATTTAAAACACATCTCACGAAAGATCACCTATTGATTACTTCTGGATCACAACAGGCCATTCATTTGATCTCAGAAGCTTTTATTAAACCCGGAGATATTGTCCTTTTTGAGAGACCAAGTTATAGTGCTGCAATTGATATATTTCAAGCGCAAGGAGCACGAATTCTGACTGTTGATATATCCGAAAATGGATATGACTTAGAAAAGCTAGAAAGCATGCTAAAGCAATACAAGCCACGACTATTTTACACAAATCCAACCTTTCACAATCCAACTGGCTATACCATTTCAGTAGAACAAAGAAAAAGAGTAGTAGAATTAGCAGAACAGTATCGTTGTTTAATTATAGAAGATGATGCTTATCATGATATTTACTATAAACAGCCCCCACCTCTACCGATTTATACGTACGATACAGCTGGGACCGTCATTTATGTTCGAAGCTTTTGCAAATATATCTCGCCAGGATTAAGGGTTGCTGTGATTGTTTGTCAGCCTTCTATTATGCCGATGTTACTCACGTCAAAATCGTTAATTGATAATGGATCACCTCTTCTTAATCAGAAGATTTTTCTCCATTATTTTTCGTCCTTACGATTACATCAACATTTAGAAAAGCTAAGAATCGCCTTACAGATTAGGAAGGAAATGATGGAAGAGGAATTAGCGAAAACAAACTGGAAATGGAGCAGTCCACAAGGCGGTTTAAGTTTATGGGTACAACTGCCCGATAATTTATCAATT includes:
- a CDS encoding DUF2642 domain-containing protein, which codes for MSVNHSHDKVPYIQNPIDQPGYVHHQPASHSPIYPITGIPQPTNYSTNLDPVFVQHISRHQGQKVALVTTAGRVEGEVAGVAVDHVQINLDDRSLHIRLSQVIWFEGPLASYRER
- a CDS encoding bifunctional diguanylate cyclase/phosphodiesterase; amino-acid sequence: MFYLPNSDNVYLLEGEYSSLIVLLSIVIACLAAYTALSMNERIQQTSFFNRNVWLTLASIAMGLGIWSMHFIGMSALKLPVSMEYDLVTTIISIFPAGFASYLAFYIANKKKIKSQWSYIISGIIMGLGISSMHYVGMSAMKMEAQYIYRPWVFTASIVVAIVVSYVALYIFSTMQRLIKNQIVKILTSIIMGLAVASMHYTGMAAVIFYTDVPIHSSHMHQMDFTLLIVCITAGIVITLAFSGLSSLLDRYVEYRLNYFDALTILPNRRQFEKKLNTSISNGSLAIIHLHGLEKWNSGYGYSFGDRIIRDVSETIIGLKPEMAELYRIEGNRFAILTLTQSYKDFAASIEKLTSALMNPVVIENQQLVVEVVCSLSTCSDEKEAKQLFANAMAVLQHSSIEYKHQVIEYDPSIHKYSFEKGIIQDIEKAMEQDELYIVYQPKVESDKERLGAEALLRWNHPVHGFISPGLFIPLLEENGKIIDVTDWIIEKVCEQMSHWISEGHPIKEVSINIPGQYITSQRLMDVLKESVAKYGIDSHQLELEITETSVINNIENAIISIGEFRKFGFNIALDDFGTGLSSLSYLKRLPITTVKIDKSFVDGVPESEKDSAIIKAIIVLCHSLNMKVVIEGVETEEQITFLTCMPEKPGIQGYYYSPPLKKDDLVKWMQEFYQRKKAVN
- a CDS encoding STAS domain-containing protein, giving the protein MGNENININGLQFEWDVQKGTFQFEGQEAVLFWISTAMKSFFDTIEEISGAEASSLVFETSGFRQGLVVGEYFEKMKDLSVEEAAKSITSTYASAGWGQIEVKNLCYETKTLTAYLKNTWEYKINVAQDKQQEGKFLPAHFAGIFSGLFGTNIWYEVVQQQLEGHEYSIINYYPSEISITQNIHQLARKKESEQIQQLEKLVEEKTKELKDLVKQLSSPIIPVLEGIVVVPLIGKYEVDRAEELITNTLNNLPSHKASYLILDLTGLDKDISEHTASLIEKIGSASSLIGSKTILVGINPELSLIISQSGMNFSQFDCFQSLQHGIHFALGQMGRRIL
- a CDS encoding PQQ-dependent sugar dehydrogenase; its protein translation is MIHTKQIREKVVELPTTARPLLNPDDVWVPEGYKVEVVAAGLSFPTGMGFADDGTLYILEGGSTWPTRPALPPRILSLTPSGELDVFAVETLGGPRGVTYHEGYIYVTCKGGYLARVVRYDVKTKKREVLIEKIPSGGWHEPGGPVFSPKDGLMYFANGSVSQNGVCLPAGFTVDLAKHPEAHDIPGDDITLTGHNVTSRNPLMPFPFLTETGAFKPFGTPAKKGEKIKGELWCSTGLWRSKPDGSEPELLAWGLRNPYGLAFNEEGELYASDNCLEEKGERAIAGDPDRIWHIRNAMTSHGSVKKPDWYGFPDMRADGVPVWDEKCKPTKGKAAEQLIENSPEWAGPPVYLEKPHSAMTKMDFSRSDDFGYRGELFVTEWGTYAPLNSPHEKDLNNGFQVVRVDVKTGTSEVFMKNKQLGAASAHQSGGIERPVDCKFHPDGKSLYILDFGHSPVTEGYIHAYGHTGALWKITKEE
- a CDS encoding YqcI/YcgG family protein; translated protein: MELIEKKSLNIDDLQPWKKDALEKFEAKMVDKEKKFPCIPATQGHSLNHLRYGFVGDPRDVSSSEELASLLSAYTNQSKNYGKYTSLIIFYETPADLSETSVEQFEQIFWKQLSWASEFDSIEWPETIPVDPHDSAWEFCFHGEKYFMYCATPAHQNRQSRYFPYFMLAITPRWVLEKFNSSPKLAQKIKNNIRERMTNYDSISIHPDLNSYGKEDNFEWKQYYLHDDDSALSKCPFHRILKKREK
- a CDS encoding cysteine hydrolase family protein is translated as MNIIENQPALLVLDVQKGFDDPYWGKRNNLEAENNILTLLTEWRKRNWTVIYSQHLSLEPQSPFHYKNPEGTEFKDSTKPLSGEVIMQKNVNSAFIGTQLETYLKTNQIKTVVITGLSTQHCVSTTTRMSGNLGFTTFLVSDATAAYEVTDHNGTYYTPEDIHQTELATLHKEFATIVKTSDVLNQLK
- a CDS encoding DMT family transporter — encoded protein: MVIINYVFMCMIFGTTFLAIKIGVDSGLPPFLSGGIRFFIAGFLLFLIMAVKEKNIMRLLVRKELFLSGVGLTFGTFATLYWAEQYVTSGIAAVLSATGPMLIIVIQSIILRHKVRRTSIVGCVIGVIGVFFLILPSFSLEVNSYWIIGCFAIILGEVFYASGTIYTKSVSKNFEGIHPVVLNAVQMMYGGILLFILGLLTEEISVQTIIQPASLFSLFYLIVIGSMVGHSLFYWLVVKTDPVFPSTWLYISPFIAVVVGVLFYDEFFSWLTGVGAVTICIGMILINYETLKERVIAQRNKYIKV
- a CDS encoding winged helix-turn-helix domain-containing protein — encoded protein: MAKAVQNEQLLYKQIYHYVVNQIERKEWKTHDKLPSVRSLATEFNVHRLTVLKAYQLLKNEAKIYVKDKSGYYVQPQITKDYEYSENPIIAAYTQKNHLSEIHRAPVTYNFSQALIDPNLLPNHFFQTM